The following proteins are encoded in a genomic region of Rhodoferax aquaticus:
- a CDS encoding DUF5107 domain-containing protein, which produces MPMSHLGSPNPLPHFAHQQPIQSKPTPPNRGLNAQESSRGFAWGADSILPYQVLDQYDRAQTVGELRVLEISNGRLTALVAPHLGGRLLSLRDEAAGRDLLFTNPVFQPANLGALNAWFSGGVEWNGLIPGHTPVSCSAVFAGVVQTERGPVLRVYEFDRIVEATWQIDLYLPADDDRLFVHGRIVNADALDKEAYWWTNMAVPATPGMRVLSPADYAIEHVLPGNQLERFAFPDPARFDGSYPERWVDATSVFFRTQEPQPLWIAALDAQGTGLAQVATPHMQGRKFFYFGTGSGGQQWMDFLSQPQRGNYVEIQSGMTPTQNQRFALPAHSEVHWTEAYACVQLEPEWAHQADYQGACRAAGEVVHARIGPDELAEIDTFLRAVSSQALTQRLHAGASWGMRHEQLTQSALAQGLDFGVRTPMQGMDPWDELLHTGRFSAASLESVPATWAMSPRWCAALEHSAALYGSTWLHALALGLAAQNRGDMAQARAWVERSLALKPTWLAYRQSALLAPNACTREMAYLVAWRLPGAPAALAVEIVHVLLQAGRMDAARAFVDELPPNVRALERIHTAQAQLAAHAQDWPLLARLLDHPFATVREGETLLDTLWTTLHQGLCKAHWGECWTPAAWQAWQAQYPVPAHLNFRMQGANVHLATPSDSEHSPHG; this is translated from the coding sequence ATGCCCATGTCGCACTTGGGCTCGCCCAACCCGCTGCCGCATTTTGCGCACCAGCAACCGATACAAAGCAAGCCCACGCCGCCGAATCGGGGGCTCAATGCGCAAGAGTCCAGTCGCGGCTTCGCGTGGGGCGCAGACTCCATCTTGCCGTACCAGGTCTTAGACCAATACGATCGTGCGCAGACGGTGGGTGAGCTCCGTGTGTTGGAGATCAGCAATGGCCGTTTAACGGCTTTAGTGGCTCCCCACTTGGGGGGTCGCTTGCTCAGCTTGCGTGACGAAGCTGCCGGACGCGATCTTTTGTTTACAAACCCAGTGTTTCAGCCAGCCAATCTGGGCGCATTGAATGCCTGGTTTTCAGGTGGTGTGGAGTGGAATGGGCTGATCCCAGGCCACACCCCAGTGAGCTGCTCGGCAGTGTTTGCGGGCGTCGTACAGACGGAGCGCGGACCGGTGCTGCGTGTGTATGAGTTTGACCGCATTGTCGAAGCCACTTGGCAAATAGACCTGTACCTGCCCGCTGACGATGACCGCCTCTTTGTGCATGGGCGCATTGTGAATGCCGATGCCTTGGATAAAGAAGCCTATTGGTGGACCAATATGGCCGTTCCTGCCACTCCCGGTATGCGGGTGCTCAGTCCCGCTGACTACGCCATTGAGCATGTATTACCGGGCAACCAATTGGAACGCTTTGCGTTTCCCGACCCCGCGCGCTTTGACGGGTCCTACCCTGAGCGTTGGGTCGATGCGACCTCGGTGTTTTTTCGCACGCAAGAGCCGCAACCCTTGTGGATTGCAGCCTTAGATGCACAAGGCACAGGCCTCGCGCAGGTCGCAACGCCGCATATGCAAGGACGTAAGTTCTTCTACTTTGGCACCGGCTCCGGAGGCCAGCAGTGGATGGACTTCTTGTCGCAGCCACAGCGCGGCAACTATGTGGAAATTCAAAGTGGCATGACGCCCACCCAGAATCAGCGCTTTGCATTGCCTGCGCACAGCGAAGTGCATTGGACCGAGGCTTATGCCTGCGTGCAACTGGAGCCAGAATGGGCGCACCAAGCGGATTACCAAGGTGCGTGCCGCGCCGCGGGCGAGGTGGTGCACGCCCGCATAGGCCCCGATGAACTGGCCGAGATTGACACGTTCTTGCGTGCAGTGTCTAGCCAAGCGCTGACCCAGCGTCTGCACGCAGGTGCGTCATGGGGTATGCGCCATGAACAGCTGACCCAGAGCGCGCTGGCGCAGGGCTTGGACTTTGGTGTGCGCACGCCCATGCAAGGCATGGACCCCTGGGACGAACTCTTGCACACGGGTCGCTTCAGTGCGGCTAGCCTGGAATCAGTCCCTGCAACCTGGGCCATGTCCCCGCGTTGGTGTGCCGCTTTGGAGCACAGTGCGGCCCTGTATGGCAGCACGTGGTTGCATGCCCTGGCGCTGGGCTTGGCCGCCCAGAATCGAGGCGATATGGCGCAAGCGCGTGCGTGGGTGGAGCGCAGCCTAGCGCTTAAGCCCACGTGGCTGGCGTATCGCCAAAGCGCCTTGTTGGCGCCCAACGCCTGCACGCGGGAAATGGCGTATCTGGTCGCCTGGCGGCTGCCAGGTGCGCCTGCTGCCTTGGCGGTTGAAATCGTCCATGTTTTGCTGCAAGCCGGGCGCATGGATGCTGCACGTGCCTTTGTTGACGAGCTGCCGCCGAACGTTCGCGCGCTGGAGCGCATCCACACGGCGCAAGCGCAGTTGGCGGCCCATGCGCAAGACTGGCCGCTGCTGGCACGCCTGCTAGACCACCCGTTTGCCACTGTGCGCGAAGGTGAAACTTTGCTAGACACCTTGTGGACGACCTTGCACCAAGGTCTGTGCAAAGCCCATTGGGGCGAGTGCTGGACTCCCGCTGCATGGCAAGCTTGGCAAGCCCAATACCCGGTGCCTGCGCACCTCAACTTTCGCATGCAAGGTGCCAATGTGCATCTTGCAACCCCCTCTGATTCGGAGCATTCCCCCCATGGCTAG
- a CDS encoding ABC transporter ATP-binding protein encodes MASVELQNIHKSYGNVEIIKSVSLQVQEGEFIVLVGPSGCGKSTLLRSIAGLEPITRGKLLIDGQDLTHADPVARGVAMVFQSYALYPHMTVAQNIGFGLKIAGERKEAIDARVREVADILHLGALLERKPKALSGGQRQRVAIGRALARKPRIFLFDEPLSNLDASLRAEMRVELAKLHQELGNTMIYVTHDQVEAMTLATRMVVMQGGVVEQVGTPLELFNKPATRFVAGFLGQPPMNFIRVESCACSPASSDLLLAGGYRLTLDARVNPVGTPVHELGVRPEDFQLSSDAQALALAVEVIEQLGSDTIVYGHLVDGQRITVRLQGQAQFHAGQRIGVVPVSARVIAFDAQGHNLAMHAAPTHG; translated from the coding sequence ATGGCTAGCGTTGAACTGCAAAACATCCACAAGTCGTACGGTAACGTCGAAATCATCAAATCGGTCAGCCTGCAGGTGCAAGAGGGCGAGTTCATTGTGCTCGTGGGCCCTTCGGGCTGCGGCAAGTCCACACTGCTGCGCTCTATTGCAGGCTTAGAACCCATCACCAGGGGCAAGCTCCTGATCGATGGACAAGACCTCACCCACGCCGACCCTGTCGCCCGTGGGGTGGCCATGGTGTTTCAGTCGTATGCCTTGTACCCCCATATGACTGTGGCGCAAAACATCGGGTTTGGCTTGAAGATCGCTGGCGAACGCAAAGAGGCTATTGACGCACGGGTGCGTGAAGTCGCAGATATCTTGCACTTGGGCGCACTCTTGGAGCGCAAACCTAAAGCCCTGTCTGGCGGCCAACGCCAGCGTGTCGCCATTGGCAGAGCATTGGCGCGCAAGCCCCGTATTTTCTTGTTTGATGAGCCCTTGTCCAACTTGGACGCGTCTTTGCGTGCTGAGATGCGGGTGGAGTTGGCCAAGTTGCACCAAGAGTTGGGCAACACCATGATTTACGTGACCCACGACCAGGTCGAGGCCATGACCTTGGCCACCCGCATGGTCGTGATGCAGGGGGGCGTGGTCGAGCAAGTGGGCACACCGCTTGAGCTGTTTAACAAGCCTGCAACGCGCTTTGTTGCGGGCTTTCTTGGACAGCCGCCTATGAACTTTATTCGCGTGGAGTCCTGTGCTTGCAGCCCTGCGAGCAGCGACTTGTTGCTGGCCGGGGGCTACCGCTTGACCTTGGATGCGCGTGTCAACCCCGTCGGCACCCCCGTGCACGAATTGGGCGTGCGCCCAGAAGACTTTCAGCTCAGTTCCGATGCACAGGCCTTGGCACTTGCCGTGGAGGTGATTGAGCAGTTGGGCAGTGACACCATTGTGTACGGGCATTTGGTCGATGGGCAGCGCATCACCGTGCGCTTGCAAGGACAGGCACAGTTCCACGCAGGGCAGCGCATCGGTGTGGTGCCTGTGAGTGCCCGTGTCATCGCGTTCGATGCACAGGGCCACAATCTGGCCATGCATGCAGCCCCAACGCATGGCTAG
- a CDS encoding transcriptional regulator, translating into MTSNRPSHSLIETITAELATTSTAFKRVSTYLLKAPGDFMHKSIQEISSAAQVSEPTVLRYSRHFGYKGIPEFRIALAMSLVDQANAQAASQQFVEPNVADKAVVNRDLKLAIGRAAVQLLEPDRAIILDSGSTTAIFARQLRSVAGRTILTTGLNVVEALWGAEQHTLMLPAGTLRFESKSLSGRMVETTLQNMRFDTGYFGADSIDPEAGLSTFNEAEAHQGAAMMGACTRVVVLADSSKFKSPALHRICALDRIHTIVTDTGLPLEIANALIARGTHVIRVDPAPATA; encoded by the coding sequence ATGACCTCAAACCGCCCCAGCCATTCATTGATCGAAACCATCACTGCGGAACTGGCCACCACGAGTACGGCCTTTAAGCGCGTCAGCACCTACTTGCTCAAGGCGCCCGGGGACTTTATGCACAAGTCCATCCAAGAGATTTCGAGCGCAGCGCAGGTGAGCGAGCCTACGGTGCTGCGCTACAGCCGCCACTTTGGCTACAAAGGCATTCCAGAGTTTCGCATCGCGTTAGCCATGTCTTTGGTGGACCAGGCCAACGCACAAGCGGCCAGCCAGCAATTTGTAGAGCCCAATGTGGCCGACAAAGCCGTGGTCAACCGAGACTTGAAACTAGCCATTGGCAGAGCCGCTGTGCAGTTGTTAGAGCCGGACCGCGCCATTATTTTGGACTCTGGCTCTACCACGGCGATCTTTGCGCGCCAGTTGCGCAGCGTGGCGGGACGCACTATTTTGACGACGGGTTTGAATGTGGTGGAGGCTCTGTGGGGCGCTGAGCAGCACACGCTCATGCTGCCTGCCGGAACGCTGCGTTTTGAGTCCAAATCTTTGAGTGGCCGGATGGTGGAAACCACCTTGCAAAACATGCGCTTTGATACCGGTTACTTTGGTGCCGACAGTATTGATCCAGAGGCCGGACTCAGCACCTTTAATGAGGCAGAAGCCCACCAAGGCGCTGCCATGATGGGGGCGTGCACGCGGGTTGTGGTGCTGGCCGACTCCAGCAAGTTCAAGTCGCCCGCGTTGCACCGTATTTGCGCCCTCGATCGCATCCACACCATCGTCACCGACACCGGTCTTCCCCTTGAAATTGCCAACGCCTTGATCGCGCGGGGCACACACGTCATTCGCGTTGACCCCGCGCCAGCTACCGCCTAA
- a CDS encoding SIS domain-containing protein, with the protein MNRTSTPSADSSQNDSQFDPLAAMQQWHTYREIHAQPRVWSAWAAQLAQQLPALQGWLKDADYAAVWFCGAGTSAFIGEALASYLNPRSATPRYRAVATTDVVAQPYHALQTAGKLLVVSFGRSGNSSESLGTLDALDALAPHADRLHITCNATGALALRSVPGPGVLRTVVLPAETDDAGFAMTSSYTTMLLTALACFDAQPPLPVQQLLPALAQAAQALLDGMPAWAEKNAHTRPSRAVFLGSGPLLAAARESALKVLELTAGEVATLWDSTLGFRHGPKAFVNANTRVHVLVSSDPHTQRYDLDVVHEIRRQFGPSAVCTIGPDQAQCDVVVPVVGNDGWSVVLYVLFAQYMAMHWSHAMGLQVDNPFTSGNLTRVVSGVTLYPVHAV; encoded by the coding sequence ATGAACCGTACATCCACGCCTTCGGCTGACAGCAGCCAAAACGATAGCCAGTTTGACCCACTTGCCGCCATGCAGCAGTGGCACACCTACCGGGAAATCCATGCCCAACCCAGGGTGTGGAGCGCTTGGGCTGCGCAATTGGCGCAGCAATTGCCCGCGTTGCAGGGGTGGCTGAAAGACGCAGACTATGCGGCGGTATGGTTTTGTGGGGCCGGGACCTCCGCCTTCATCGGTGAGGCATTGGCTAGCTACCTCAATCCCCGCAGTGCCACGCCTCGCTACCGGGCGGTTGCCACCACGGATGTGGTGGCCCAGCCCTACCACGCCTTGCAGACTGCTGGCAAGCTGCTGGTGGTGTCGTTCGGGCGCAGTGGCAACAGCTCGGAAAGCCTGGGCACCTTGGATGCGCTAGACGCATTGGCGCCCCATGCAGACCGCTTGCACATTACCTGCAATGCCACAGGGGCTTTGGCTCTGCGCAGCGTGCCTGGGCCCGGCGTTTTACGCACCGTGGTGCTGCCTGCTGAGACGGACGATGCAGGCTTTGCCATGACGTCAAGCTACACCACCATGCTGCTCACCGCTTTGGCGTGTTTTGATGCGCAGCCACCGCTGCCCGTGCAGCAGCTTTTGCCCGCTCTGGCGCAAGCTGCGCAAGCGCTGCTGGACGGCATGCCCGCTTGGGCGGAAAAAAATGCACACACCCGCCCGTCCCGTGCCGTGTTTTTGGGCAGTGGGCCCTTGCTTGCGGCGGCCCGCGAAAGCGCCTTGAAAGTGCTGGAGCTTACGGCGGGTGAAGTGGCCACCTTGTGGGACTCCACCTTGGGGTTTCGCCATGGCCCCAAGGCGTTTGTCAATGCGAATACGCGGGTGCATGTGCTGGTGTCGTCTGACCCTCACACCCAGCGTTACGACCTGGATGTGGTGCACGAAATTCGCCGCCAGTTTGGCCCCAGTGCGGTTTGCACCATAGGGCCGGATCAAGCCCAGTGTGACGTGGTCGTGCCGGTGGTGGGCAACGATGGCTGGAGCGTGGTGCTGTATGTGCTGTTTGCCCAGTACATGGCTATGCACTGGTCCCATGCGATGGGGCTCCAGGTGGATAACCCCTTCACCAGCGGCAACCTGACCCGCGTGGTCAGCGGTGTAACGCTGTACCCCGTGCACGCGGTATAG
- a CDS encoding ROK family protein, which produces MLGAIDLGGTKIEACVFDPQLQALQRQRRATPHGSYAELLDAIVQQCLWLQTQAGNAQLPIGIGIPGLIDRRSGLSTTANLAAMGRPLQADLSARLGRHIAVENDCKCFALSEAQGGAGQGHGVVFGLILGTGVGGGVCTQGELMLHHNGLSGEVGHIALPAQCVAQWGLPVIRCGCGRTGCYETYVSGPGMTRLCKHLTGQALSAPEIVQGNAHGDPLLQSVFGVWVSLLCELLHTVQLVVDPDCVVFGGGLSRIPALAEHVARAFPSHQLSGLRAPHFTSATFGDSSGVRGAAILAQRLISS; this is translated from the coding sequence ATGCTAGGTGCCATTGACTTAGGCGGGACCAAAATCGAGGCTTGCGTGTTTGACCCGCAGCTGCAAGCGCTGCAGCGCCAGCGTAGAGCTACGCCCCATGGCTCTTATGCCGAACTGCTCGATGCCATCGTCCAGCAGTGCCTGTGGTTACAAACCCAAGCGGGCAATGCGCAGTTGCCCATAGGCATTGGGATACCGGGTCTCATAGACCGCCGCTCTGGCTTGTCAACAACCGCCAACCTCGCGGCCATGGGGCGCCCCCTGCAAGCAGACTTGAGTGCGCGACTTGGGCGGCACATTGCGGTAGAGAACGACTGCAAATGCTTTGCGTTGTCGGAGGCCCAAGGTGGCGCGGGGCAAGGGCACGGCGTGGTGTTCGGTTTGATACTGGGCACCGGTGTAGGTGGTGGTGTGTGTACCCAAGGGGAACTCATGCTGCACCACAATGGTCTTAGCGGTGAAGTCGGGCACATCGCCTTGCCCGCGCAATGTGTTGCGCAGTGGGGGCTGCCGGTTATTCGCTGCGGCTGCGGGCGTACTGGTTGCTATGAGACCTATGTGTCTGGCCCCGGCATGACCCGGCTGTGCAAGCACCTCACCGGGCAGGCACTGAGTGCCCCCGAGATTGTGCAAGGCAATGCGCATGGCGACCCACTGCTGCAAAGCGTCTTTGGGGTGTGGGTGTCCTTGCTCTGTGAGCTGCTCCACACCGTGCAGCTGGTGGTAGACCCAGACTGCGTGGTGTTTGGTGGCGGGCTCTCGCGCATACCTGCGCTGGCCGAGCACGTGGCGCGTGCCTTCCCCTCACACCAACTCTCAGGCCTGCGTGCACCGCACTTCACCAGCGCCACATTTGGCGACAGCAGTGGCGTGCGGGGAGCCGCCATCTTGGCGCAACGCCTCATCTCTTCCTAA